Proteins encoded in a region of the Paenibacillus sp. E222 genome:
- a CDS encoding glycosyltransferase family 4 protein, whose translation MNKVFVAIDFPPEKGGIHDYAYGLISQIPAEETTVLTNKIKDVAASEQFDQKADFEIIRKRIFWNSNKLLLIVSQLILVFQLIILKWRKKADEIHFVNIFPVGIAGPLMKTFFGVKYFPYVHGLDVMGMVKSKLFPLLLFILRRSDKVIANSQYTKSKLVELGIPELQIVIIPPGLNVSKLNANSGLHEDIRDKYNLHDNKVMITVSRLVERKGHDVTLKAISHVIERIPNLKYLICGEGPHRGELERLVRQYGLDSVVVFTGGITDHELHQLYECSDLFIMPSRDIKEKGDVEGFGIVFLEANYYRLPVIAGNSGGIPDAVKDEITGYLVNPLDEKEIANRIEELITDEGLARTMGNNGYDWVTNHCLWSHRGQLLKQLA comes from the coding sequence ATGAATAAGGTTTTTGTTGCTATTGATTTCCCCCCGGAAAAAGGAGGGATTCATGATTATGCTTATGGACTTATATCTCAGATTCCGGCAGAAGAGACCACGGTTCTAACGAATAAAATAAAGGATGTTGCAGCCTCCGAACAATTTGACCAGAAGGCCGATTTCGAGATTATCCGGAAGCGAATCTTTTGGAATTCCAATAAGCTCCTGCTCATCGTATCGCAGCTTATCCTAGTCTTCCAGCTTATTATTCTGAAATGGCGCAAAAAGGCGGACGAAATACATTTTGTTAACATATTTCCAGTAGGCATCGCTGGCCCGTTGATGAAAACATTTTTTGGAGTGAAATATTTCCCTTATGTTCACGGTCTGGATGTTATGGGGATGGTGAAGAGCAAGTTATTCCCACTCCTGTTGTTCATTTTGAGGCGGTCTGACAAGGTGATTGCCAATAGCCAGTATACGAAGTCAAAGTTGGTTGAGCTCGGTATTCCAGAGCTGCAAATTGTCATTATCCCACCAGGATTAAACGTAAGCAAATTAAACGCTAATTCTGGACTTCATGAAGATATCCGGGATAAATATAATCTGCATGATAACAAAGTGATGATAACCGTCTCGCGTTTGGTGGAGCGCAAGGGACATGATGTTACTCTTAAAGCGATTAGTCATGTGATCGAGCGGATTCCTAATCTGAAATATCTAATATGTGGAGAGGGTCCACACAGAGGGGAACTGGAACGTTTGGTGAGGCAGTACGGATTAGATTCTGTAGTTGTTTTCACAGGCGGCATTACTGACCATGAGCTGCATCAATTATATGAATGTTCTGATTTATTCATCATGCCCAGCCGCGATATTAAGGAAAAAGGTGATGTAGAAGGTTTCGGAATCGTATTCCTTGAAGCTAATTACTACAGATTACCTGTGATTGCGGGCAATAGTGGTGGAATTCCTGACGCAGTAAAGGACGAGATAACCGGTTATCTGGTAAATCCTCTGGATGAAAAGGAAATCGCCAATCGTATCGAAGAATTGATTACAGATGAAGGACTGGCCAGAACGATGGGAAATAACGGTTATGACTGGGTCACTAATCATTGCTTATGGTCGCATCGCGGACAGCTGTTGAAGCAATTAGCCTGA